The DNA window TGGCTGTTGTATACCTGTATGGCATGACTGTTGCTGATCTCTATTGCATGGCTGCTGCAGACCTGTATTGCATGGCTGTTGCAGACCTGTATTACATGACTGTTGTCTCCCTAAATTTGGAGTTgttttactactactattagTCTGTTTCAATTCAATTTGACGCTTAAACATCATTTGTTTTTCCTTCTGTCTTTTCAGTCTCTCCTCTCTTTCTATCTGATGTTGAGTTGTTTTCCTGTCATGTGACAATAAAGTCTTGTCTATAGTGCTAATCGCTTTTACCTGGTTTTCATTAATCGCCAAGGGTGATTTGAACTCTCTGTGTTTAGTGAAATGTTTTCCAGCGACATCAAAGTTTGTACTCCTGTGTTTTGAGTTTGTATCATGGTGTCTGTGGGCTTCATAATGTACATTATTGTGAGGGTCatgtttgattgttttgttgGAATTTTGTTTGATATGGGAAACTTTCTCTATTGCATCAAAATTACCAACATCGTTTTCAAAGCCCCAATCCATTTGTCTAGGTGCAGTAATGGACGTCACTTTGTCTGTGTTCATGTCGTCATCATCGCTTGACGAGTCTGGCAGAACGATTCTCCTCCGCcttctttgtttttctttcctcCCCTCCCTAACATTAGCAAAGCCATCCTCCTGCACCTGCACCTGTCCCCTCCTCCTAGTTCTTCTCTTCCCATCCAGGATATTGTCCAGGTTAAtggtcatttcaaatttatcaaatgctTCGTCATTAACTATTTCCTCTTCTTCACTGAGCACACAAAAGCTATCTTCCTCGTAGTTCTGATCTTGTTCTGCAACCTGAGAGAAAATCATATGGTCATCATCTTCTTTTGCATCTTTGTATACCATCTTGTACTTGTTCTTGAAGACACCGTCACTTGATAAATTCATTCGTTTATGATGAAGGGACTGTAAATAGACTTGTTTCATGTCTGTTGGGAAGGAAGGaagaaacaaaatcaaattagGAATCAATGTATGATTATTATGCTCGATGATTTTgagtattttcaaatatatattgtaatagtCCTAAGAGAAAAGAGCAACAGGGAATTTGAATAATAATTATGCAATCAAATTTGGTAGAagtacacagacacatatacagacagacacagatatgtacacacacacacacacacacacacacacacacacacacatgtatatacacatctGCAGCAGCACATGTGCAtacaccacccccccccccccccccccccccccacacacacacacacacacacacatttcagcAATACATTCCCACTTGCAAAATTTGACCAAGACCTGAAAGTCTACTGTTGTGTAGATCTGGATCATGGCAAAGTACAGCAAGTTCACATGGTAATTGTAATGGTTGAATGAAATTGACATACATGATGCAGACAAACACagataaattaatacatgtacttatactGTGTGGATATACATACTAATGGCTGCTGGTGACACCTGTGTAGCGTCATCAATAAACTCCTCCAATGATGTGTCTATTACATCAGTGTTAGTTTCATCTGATGAATAACCATCTATATCATCGGATACTTCAGCTTCCTCTTCCAGAAATCCCCTCACCATATCACATTTTCGTTTTCTTGCCTGTATCCATATTATTAATAAACATCTTTGTAAGTAGTATTCAACGAGGTTAGAGCTAGAAGTGTTCATATGTACTTTCAATTATGCACAATTATTAGTTTGCAATATCTCTGAACTGAGCTGAAACTATTGAAAAATGGCACTCTGCCTCTCTATCGGCCTGTCTCCATCCCTCCCACTCCCTTCCCATTCTCATCATGTCTCTGTCCGTctatctctatctgtctgtctgtctctatttctctctgtctgtctgtctgtctctgtctgtctgcctgtctctatttctgtctgtctctgtctctctttgtctgtctgtctccctttgtctgtctgtctccctcccttCCCTCTCTtttcttccccccccccctctctctctctctctctctcacagcTCATCCATTTCTCATGTCATGATTGGTCAATACATGCCATGTGATATTAACCATTTTTTGAGCTATTCCACTAAAAATGTCACTACCAGTTAACCATGTACTGTATGGCCATTTATGTAAACATTAATGATGGATGGTGTATTATGGTGAACTCTAAGAACACAACACCatcacagtaaaaaaaatatggtgaTTTCACATGACACTGACTCAGACCAAAAGGTCACATTTGAATTCTCGGTACCTGTGATAACATTTTACCTAATGCTAGAAGGTCAAAAtggaacaagaaggttgacttactCTCACACCTGCCTAGTATAATAGTAGAAATACATAACATAGTGTATAGAGCACAAATCAcggtgttgaccaagaaatcacataattattattatatgacGAACCTGGGTAGTAAAATTACATTTCAGGTATCAAGATAAACTCATGCAAATATTCAAGATTTCAGAAATGGTAGTTCCCTTAATTAACAGACAGAGCAGGGTCAACTGCTGGTAATGTGCAAAATTAATCCAGGGTCTATTGGTGACTAGACATACTTGTATACTAACCATAGCAGCAATGTGTGTGTTTACTGGTGATACTATTGTTGTCTCTGCTACTACTGACGTATCCGGTGAGTCCAGCATGAGAGCTcgttttcttctcttttttcgTATCACCCTACTGTCATCACTGTCTGAATCACTATCAAGTCTGGTACATGGTGTTTCTGAcaacaaaggaaaaaaaatgataagtTTTAGATATTTCTATTGGCTGATGAGATTGACTTACTTGTAACAGGTATTTCTATTGGCTGAGATTGACTAGTTATACAGGTATTTCTATTGGACTGATGAGATCAAATTACTTGTTACAGGCATTTCTATTGGACTGATGAGATTGACTTACTTGTTACAGGTATTTCTATTGGCTGATAAGATTGACTTACTTGTTACAGGTATTCCTATTGGACTGATGATGGACTCTGGTCTGGTTGGTAAAACTGCAGCTAAAGGTGTACTGACTACATTGTTCACACACGTTCTAGAACCAAAAGTCTTTTCTATCTGAGGTGTCTTTGCTATAAAACTGCTGCTCGTCCTTATACCAATTGGTGAGATGCATTTACTTTTCTTGAGACTTCTCTGATTGATACTTGGAGAGAAGCATTTCCTCTTGATGCCACACTTTTGTAATCCAGACATGTTTTCTTCTGGAAATGTTACGTGGCTTTCTGTCTGAATATACGGTGGCGACTTAGATTTGTTTAGAGAAAGTTTTCTTGGATATACTGGAGTGTCTTTCTGTTGCTTAGACGACAGTTTATCTTTGGTTGCTATACCAGTTCCATGCTTGTACACATTTGCTTCTTGATGCTGTGATTTTGCTAGATCACTATTGTGTGTTCGGCCGTCTCCTTTCACTTCCTGTTCTTGTACATTTGAATCTGGTCCAgtaaacagacactgtttttgttttccacgGTTCCATTGTTTCAGAGAATGGCTATCAATTAGCTGATCAGTTTGTAGAGTAAGTGGTTGTTTACGGGACAAGTGGACGACCTCATTATTATGTTTTTCAAGAGAAGGCAGTACTACGTCATTTTGTAAATCATCATTTGGATCATTTGGATCATCACTGTTATCAATTGAATCTAGATCactgaaattaaaatttagatCAAAATTTACTTCCCAGATATCATCTTCAACTTCATCAGTCTTTGTTTCCTTGGtaacaaaatttgaattattttcttCACAAACGTTTGCGCTAATAACATGATTTTCATTCTGAAAGTCTTCATCTTCTGCATCAGTCCCTCCAAATAATTCAACATCAGAGGCATTGTCATCCATATACTCTTGTTCATCCTTTTCTGATGAACCCTTGACAATATCTCCACAACGTTTTTCTACATTTTTCTCAGACTCGGGCGTAATGTTTTGTTCCTCTGTACCGTGTGGTGTAAGTGCGCTAAAGTCCAATGGTTCATCATCAAACTCTATGTTGAATGATATAtcttcctcttcttcttcttcttcaccAGTACTCAGTTTGACATCagtctcacttttatcatcctTTGATTTCTCTTCACTGCTCACGCAATTTACTTTCCCAATTTGCATCTTTTTGGGATTTTCATCACTACTTATTTTACTTTCTGAAACATACTGTTCCTCAGTTTGCTCAGGTTTGGTTGTCGTGTTGACGTCACTCTCTTCAAAGACTTTGCACATGCCCGTATCTTTTACAGACCAAGAATTCTCATCAATATTTGTTTTGCTTTCTAATACACACTGTTCCTCAGTTTGCTCAGTGTTGGTTGCCATGTTGATATCACTCTCTTCAAACTGTCTGCACATgctcatatttttttctgacgTCGAGTTGTTTTTCTTGAAATCTAGCGACTCTTGTTTATTTATGGGGACCGGTTCATGTCTGGTTTCTTCTTCAATAATAGTTGTAAGACTACCTTCAAGGATGTCCAAATCATCAAGCTTACCAAGTGAATCTAAAGATGGTGGCATTGCAATCAAGCAGTCATTTTGATTGGATTCACATGGCTCTTCCAAAAAACTGGATGTATTCCGTGTTGTCAGTTGTGTAAGGGACGGAAATAGAGAGGAAATATCAGGATCTTCCTTTGAGATTTCCTTCTCATGCGTAGCGGGTATATCCGGTTTTATCACCTTAACCTTATCCACATTACAAATATCAGCATTGCTAAGATCAATATCAGTTGTACTGTCAAGGTCATGTTCAATGAAAGTGTCAGGATTGCCCACAATGACCATTTTATTACCTTTTCTTACTTCATCGTTGTCATGACCAACATTATGCAAATCTGTATCTCGGTGATGTCCAGTCACATTGTCGATGTCCTGGTTACTACtgcaaccattttgttttccattCATAACATTCTTTTCTCTCCCAAGATCACTCCTGTCTACTAGATTCTTGCTACATACTGTCTTAGGACCACAGTCTAGTTGTACTTCATGAGTTACATCCTCACTTTCACAGTTTGTGTTTGGTAGCCCATCAGGGACACGAATATCAAAATCATCGATATCATCTGTATTTGAAACTATCGCCTCAATGCTAGgagattttgttttcaaatctttttttttatcccCAGACTTTTTGACTTTCTGATTATCAACATCCAGATTTGACCTTGATGTTTGCTTCGTAGATTTCTTACCAGTGGCTAAAATATCTGGTAGCTCATCACTGCTATTCTCATCCTTAGATGACTCCTCAATAAAAaatggttttccattttttttagctttccTTTTCTTTCTCGTGTCAGTGTTGAACATGCTGTCTATTTTTCTCTGTTCACAATGCGGTTCAACCACTTTGCCCTGCCTTTTTCTTACAATATCATCTTCATTTAGGTATGATAACATTTCTAGGCCATACTTGTCTCCCTCCCCCATCTGCTGCTGAAGTTCCATAAATTCCATTAATTCCACAAAGTTGGTTGTCAGCTGTGAGTGGTCGATGAATGTTGTAGGTTGTTTTGTATTCTGCCATTCGGTCCACTCGGTAAATGAGAGTTCCTTTGCAGATGTTGCCTGTAACAGagtatatttatacattgtaaatacatgtcatAACATTGTAACCCAATccgattaaaatccgatgtagtgtgcacatcatgatttc is part of the Glandiceps talaboti chromosome 2, keGlaTala1.1, whole genome shotgun sequence genome and encodes:
- the LOC144444611 gene encoding LOW QUALITY PROTEIN: uncharacterized protein LOC144444611 (The sequence of the model RefSeq protein was modified relative to this genomic sequence to represent the inferred CDS: deleted 1 base in 1 codon; substituted 1 base at 1 genomic stop codon) yields the protein MNGPKGKQTTLYQSWSRTTSTSTSSALGAKNLSRKTDLTSEKSDADVYLLDEEWAIDDEMLIPADFTVEQHSDVLKVNTATKSCAASTSDNLSNGDATRVVKTGNATGQHCDGTGFDYSSGNVWIYPTNYQIRDYQYNIVQKALFKNTMVTLPTGLGKTFIAAVVMYNFYRWYPQGKIAFMAPTKPLVAQQIEACYNIMGIPQHDTAELTGSMPPTARRKAWEQKRVFFLTPQVMMNDLNRGALPAVDVKCLVIDEAHKAMGNHAYCQVVKELSRYTQQFRILALSATPGGDIKSVQQVLNHLLISHVEIRSEDSIDIQPYVHERKVDKIVVKLDDEIKAIKQQYLQILSIFINRLVTNRVLYPRDVSNYSKFMILKAREDFRCNPPTNVQSKAQQGMLEGDFATSISLYHGYELLLQHGMRSFYSFLQSMTDGSKSMSRGKSELSRNAEFIALMDTLQDKFGDGGDTNVSMYSTPGRAGKQNVPKKQFPMSHPKMGKLCDVVLEHFKKFEQGNSNNADIGASTRIMIFSQYRDSVQEIAEMLNQYQPQVRVMSFIGQASAGKSTKGFTQKEQLRVVKAFREGGYNTLVSTCVGEEGLDIGDVDLIICYDAHKSPIRLVQRMGRTGRKRHGRIVMLVTEGKEEAVYNQSQYSKKSIHRAMQGNKSLQLYPHNPRMVPLGIDPVVHKMHITMDKYLSKNDSKNKSSDNKMRNGSISNFVKRGKKKVEENGFLTEEELRYWQDHYKVSEKTSLVPSRGTMLSLHTKTDNYPTNQQATSAKELSFTEWTEWQNTKQPTTFIDHSQLTTNFVELMEFMELQQQMGEGDKYGLEMLSYLNEDDIVRKRQGKVVEPHCEQRKIDSMFNTDTRKKRKAKKNGKPFFIEESSKDENSSDELPDILATGKKSTKQTSRSNLDVDNQKVKKSGDKKKDLKTKSPSIEAIVSNTDDIDDFDIRVPDGLPNTNCESEDVTHEVQLDCGPKTVCSKNLVDRSDLGREKNVMNGKQNGCSSNQDIDNVTGHHRDTDLHNVGHDNDEVRKGNKMVIVGNPDTFIEHDLDSTTDIDLSNADICNVDKVKVIKPDIPATHEKEISKEDPDISSLFPSLTQLTTRNTSSFLEEPCESNQNDCLIAMPPSLDSLGKLDDLDILEGSLTTIIEEETRHEPVPINKQESLDFKKNNSTSEKNMSMCRQFEESDINMATNTEQTEEQCVLESKTNIDENSWSVKDTGMCKVFEESDVNTTTKPEQTEEQYVSESKISSDENPKKMQIGKVNCVSSEEKSKDDKSETDVKLSTGEEEEEEEDISFNIEFDDEPLDFSALTPHGTEEQNITPESEKNVEKRCGDIVKGSSEKDEQEYMDDNASDVELFGGTDAEDEDFQNENHVISANVCEENNSNFVTKETKTDEVEDDIWEVNFDLNFNFSDLDSIDNSDDPNDPNDDLQNDVVLPSLEKHNNEVVHLSRKQPLTLQTDQLIDSHSLKQWNRGKQKQCLFTGPDSNVQEQEVKGDGRTHNSDLAKSQHQEANVYKHGTGIATKDKLSSKQQKDTPVYPRKLSLNKSKSPPYIQTESHVTFPEENMSGLQKCGIKRKCFSPSINQRSLKKSKCISPIGIRTSSSFIAKTPQIEKTFGSRTCVNNVVSTPLAAVLPTRPESIISPIGIPVTKTPCTRLDSDSDSDDSRVIRKKRRKRALMLDSPDTSVVAETTIVSPVNTHIAAMAGVRARKRKCDMVRGFLEEEAEVSDDIDGYSSDETNTDVIDTSLEEFIDDATQVSPAAINMKQVYLQSLHHKRMNLSSDGVFKNKYKMVYKDQKKMMTIXFSLRLQNKIRTTRKIAFVCSVKKRK